The following proteins are co-located in the Pelecanus crispus isolate bPelCri1 chromosome 5, bPelCri1.pri, whole genome shotgun sequence genome:
- the TMEM125 gene encoding transmembrane protein 125: MPELAELSSPRTPADADHIQRNILEEHVELWWFQDPKKSILCYGMAVVLILACGIGGIILLYSTSSRSGEWRLAVGTTLCLLALLVLLKQLLSSAIQDMNCIRSRDQIELLKSGGFSDCLVLLLSALVLVVCGVVLTILSTTTMQLSPARPLASMFTSGVVLLTGGSAILLCLLLYLLCTSCRQAAPRSLETGEIRVFTISGRLAANRRLPPTSSMANLI, translated from the coding sequence ATGCCAGAGCTGGCGGAGCTGAGCAGCCCCCGCACGCCTGCGGATGCGGACCACATCCAGAGGAACATCTTGGAGGAGCATGTGGAGCTCTGGTGGTTCCAGGACCCCAAGAAGTCCATCCTGTGCTACGGGATGGCTGTGGTGCTGATCCTGGCCTGTGGGATCGGGGGCATCATCCTGCTGTATAGCACTAGCAGCCGCTCTGGGGAGTGGCGGCTGGCCGTGGGCACCACGCTCTGCCTCCTGGCCCTCCTCgtgctgctgaagcagctgctgagctctgcaatCCAGGACATGAACTGCATCCGCAGCCGGGATCAGATTGAACTCCTGAAGAGCGGGGGCTTCTCGGactgcctggtgctgctgctcagtgccCTGGTGCTGGTGGTCTGCGGGGTCGTGCTTACCATCCTCTCCACCACGACCATGCAGCTCAGCCCCGCGCGGCCGCTGGCCAGCATGTTCACCAGCGGGGTTGTCCTCCTGACCGGTGGCAGTGccatcctcctctgcctgctgctctaCCTGCTCTGCACCTCCTGCCGCCAGGCTGCTCCTCGGAGCCTGGAGACTGGCGAGATCCGTGTCTTCACCATCTCCGGCCGCCTCGCTGCAAACAGGCGGCTTCCTCCCACCTCCAGCATGGCCAACCTGATCTGA